In the Prosthecobacter dejongeii genome, one interval contains:
- the lspA gene encoding signal peptidase II: protein MIRLLLLLSIPLYILDQWSKLWIVKHFELHVTEQEVIPGIFWLHHTANTGVAFGMFNGTEYANYAFGAISLTALTFIIWMYKKGAFPGTLSRTAVALLISGIFGNLTDRLLHGYVVDFLRFDFGFRPFNPWPSFNVADSCVVVAALCLAIASFTETTPTKKPKA from the coding sequence ATGATCCGTCTGTTGCTTCTTCTTTCTATCCCTTTGTACATTCTCGACCAGTGGTCGAAGCTTTGGATCGTGAAACATTTCGAGCTCCACGTCACCGAGCAGGAAGTTATTCCCGGCATTTTTTGGTTGCACCACACGGCCAACACAGGTGTCGCTTTTGGCATGTTCAATGGCACTGAATATGCAAACTATGCCTTTGGTGCCATTTCCTTGACGGCTCTCACCTTCATCATCTGGATGTATAAAAAAGGTGCCTTTCCTGGAACACTCAGTCGGACAGCGGTGGCGTTGTTGATCTCTGGTATCTTTGGAAACCTTACAGATCGTTTACTCCACGGTTATGTTGTGGATTTCCTGCGCTTTGATTTCGGATTTCGTCCATTCAACCCCTGGCCTTCTTTTAACGTGGCAGACTCTTGCGTCGTCGTGGCAGCCCTTTGCCTAGCCATTGCCTCATTCACAGAAACTACTCCGACCAAGAAGCCCAAAGCCTGA
- a CDS encoding SAM-dependent methyltransferase encodes MTPVADFSITSQTRSWLVRIPEIFEGLSKEILGPFGAESCTRLGHEYYLIKAAKPQAIHQSEVAKFVRWNLPMHHTWPCNPQKMEGFIEKAAQTLLKKFGDSQPQGLFIGQLNPTSPDKYYKSLASNLRGRALQVFPKMVAGNVEEQDPTASTLYCLVGKEGLFTGLQSPRLCNGLFPGGSKYIDQDSPDTISRAGAKIAEALHYLLLHRPPMPAGSHWMELGACPGGMTSELLAREQRVTAIDRAPLDKRLNGRAGLKFIHADVATFTPQDGTVYDALLSDLNGPPFESLDHVIRLSRSLRPRGLIVFTLKVPRIETVEEPCDLFCKIVKTATAAGLRLFAQTHLTYNRHEFTLFFEKGGR; translated from the coding sequence ATGACTCCAGTCGCAGATTTTTCCATCACCTCCCAAACTCGTTCCTGGCTGGTACGCATTCCTGAAATTTTCGAAGGTCTTTCGAAGGAGATTTTGGGACCCTTTGGTGCCGAATCATGTACTCGTTTGGGGCATGAATACTATTTGATCAAGGCTGCCAAACCTCAGGCTATCCATCAGTCGGAAGTGGCTAAGTTTGTGCGCTGGAATCTGCCCATGCATCACACCTGGCCCTGCAATCCGCAAAAAATGGAAGGGTTCATTGAAAAAGCAGCGCAGACACTTTTGAAAAAGTTTGGGGATAGCCAGCCGCAGGGGCTTTTTATCGGCCAGCTCAATCCCACATCGCCAGACAAATACTATAAAAGCCTCGCTTCCAATTTGAGGGGGCGAGCTCTTCAGGTCTTTCCCAAGATGGTCGCCGGAAATGTGGAAGAACAAGATCCCACCGCTAGCACGCTCTATTGCTTAGTTGGCAAAGAAGGGCTTTTCACCGGCCTGCAGTCTCCCCGCCTCTGCAATGGTTTGTTTCCTGGTGGCAGCAAGTACATAGATCAAGATTCCCCAGATACCATCAGTCGGGCAGGGGCCAAGATTGCTGAGGCGTTGCATTACCTCCTGCTGCACCGCCCGCCCATGCCTGCCGGCAGTCATTGGATGGAGTTAGGTGCCTGCCCCGGAGGCATGACATCTGAGCTCCTCGCCCGTGAACAGCGCGTGACCGCGATTGACCGGGCTCCGCTGGACAAGCGCCTGAATGGCCGAGCTGGGTTGAAGTTCATCCATGCCGATGTCGCCACTTTCACCCCCCAAGACGGCACTGTGTATGATGCTCTTTTATCGGATCTTAATGGCCCTCCATTCGAGTCGCTGGACCACGTCATCCGCCTATCCCGTTCCCTGCGGCCCCGGGGCCTCATCGTTTTCACTCTGAAGGTGCCCCGCATCGAGACCGTGGAAGAGCCCTGTGATCTCTTCTGCAAGATCGTCAAGACCGCCACTGCGGCAGGCCTCCGCCTCTTTGCGCAGACGCATCTCACCTACAATCGTCACGAGTTTACCCTCTTTTTTGAAAAGGGGGGGAGGTAG
- a CDS encoding DUF1353 domain-containing protein encodes MTSNLHLLARATQALFATWLLTHCASITPAPTVAFTDHRHAMLHADLEYVDVVTGQKILVPAGFVTDHASIPPSLRRYFEAGGQAYQYPAIIHDWLYWSQITNRAEADRIFAAAMEDCGVGEVKRKAIHAGVRAGGESAWKKNQKEREQGLFKVIPASYRDPRTWPANITWPQFRQHLFDSGVR; translated from the coding sequence ATGACATCCAATCTTCACCTTCTTGCTCGTGCCACCCAGGCGCTTTTCGCTACTTGGTTGCTCACGCATTGCGCTAGCATCACGCCCGCACCGACGGTAGCATTTACAGATCATCGCCATGCCATGCTCCACGCTGACCTGGAGTATGTGGATGTCGTCACCGGGCAAAAGATCCTTGTCCCTGCGGGTTTTGTGACCGATCACGCCAGTATCCCGCCAAGTCTGCGCAGATACTTTGAGGCGGGCGGTCAAGCGTATCAATACCCGGCCATCATTCACGACTGGCTCTACTGGTCCCAGATCACCAACCGCGCGGAGGCTGACCGCATCTTCGCTGCGGCCATGGAAGATTGTGGTGTGGGTGAAGTGAAACGAAAGGCCATCCATGCTGGCGTACGCGCCGGCGGAGAGTCCGCCTGGAAGAAGAACCAAAAAGAGCGCGAGCAGGGCCTATTCAAAGTCATCCCTGCAAGTTATCGCGATCCCCGAACTTGGCCCGCCAATATTACTTGGCCCCAATTCCGCCAGCACCTTTTTGATTCTGGGGTGCGCTAA